One Synechococcus sp. JA-2-3B'a(2-13) genomic window carries:
- a CDS encoding UDP-glucose dehydrogenase family protein — protein sequence MHVAVVGAGYVGLVTGACLAHLGNSVICVDNNPAKIEGLQRGCLPIYEPGLEELVREGTAAGRLHFTTDLGLGIQASEVVFIAVGTPALPSGDPDLRYVEAVAREIGQHLDEHYRVIVNKSTVPIGSGDWVRMLILDGAAEAAKQRLSSREVGRDPEARSLTLELSPWTPQFDVVSNPEFLREGSAIQDTFYPDRIVIGSNSPRAIEIMRQLYEPILNRQQGLQGDPVPLLVTDLASAEMIKYAANAFLATKISFINEMANICERTGADITQVAEGIGLDRRIGRAFLNAGIGWGGSCFPKDLAALIQTAADYGYEAKLLQATVEVNREQRQRLVEKLQQALKVLKGKTVGLLGLTFKPHTDDLRDAPSLTLIEQLHRLGAKVKAYDPVVSASGMREGLAHVVVETDVFRLAQDCDALVLVTEWPEFLSLDYRRIAELMRRPLLIDGRNCLDREAVRQAGITLIGVGW from the coding sequence ATGCACGTTGCTGTGGTAGGCGCTGGCTATGTGGGCCTGGTAACAGGGGCTTGCCTGGCTCACCTAGGAAATAGCGTTATCTGTGTGGACAACAACCCCGCCAAGATTGAAGGGCTGCAGCGGGGTTGCCTGCCCATCTACGAGCCCGGCCTGGAAGAGCTGGTGCGGGAGGGAACTGCGGCGGGTCGGCTGCACTTTACCACCGATCTGGGCCTTGGGATCCAGGCCAGCGAGGTGGTGTTTATTGCCGTGGGCACCCCGGCCCTGCCCAGCGGGGATCCCGATCTGCGCTACGTGGAAGCAGTGGCGCGGGAAATTGGCCAGCATCTGGACGAGCACTATCGAGTCATTGTCAACAAATCCACTGTGCCCATTGGCTCTGGGGACTGGGTGCGCATGCTCATTTTGGACGGGGCCGCCGAAGCCGCCAAGCAGCGGCTGAGCAGCCGAGAAGTGGGGAGGGATCCTGAGGCCAGATCTCTCACCTTAGAGCTCTCCCCTTGGACGCCGCAGTTTGACGTGGTGAGCAACCCCGAGTTTCTGCGGGAGGGCAGTGCCATCCAAGATACCTTCTACCCGGATCGCATTGTGATTGGCTCCAACAGCCCCCGCGCCATTGAAATCATGCGGCAGCTGTATGAACCCATCCTCAACCGCCAGCAGGGCCTGCAAGGGGATCCCGTGCCTTTGCTGGTGACCGACCTGGCTTCTGCCGAAATGATCAAGTATGCCGCCAACGCCTTCCTGGCCACCAAGATTAGCTTCATCAACGAAATGGCCAACATCTGTGAGCGCACCGGCGCCGACATCACCCAGGTGGCAGAAGGGATCGGCCTAGATAGGCGCATTGGCCGCGCCTTTCTCAACGCCGGCATAGGGTGGGGCGGAAGCTGCTTCCCCAAAGATCTGGCGGCTCTTATCCAAACCGCTGCTGACTACGGCTATGAGGCCAAGCTGTTGCAGGCCACGGTGGAGGTTAACCGAGAACAGCGGCAGCGCCTGGTGGAAAAGCTGCAGCAGGCCCTCAAGGTGCTCAAGGGAAAAACCGTTGGCCTACTGGGTCTGACGTTTAAACCCCACACCGACGACCTGCGGGATGCCCCTTCCCTGACCTTAATCGAGCAGCTCCACCGCCTTGGGGCAAAGGTGAAGGCGTATGATCCCGTTGTGTCCGCCTCGGGGATGCGGGAGGGGCTAGCCCATGTGGTGGTGGAAACGGATGTGTTTCGCCTGGCCCAAGATTGCGATGCCCTGGTGCTGGTGACGGAGTGGCCGGAGTTTTTGTCGCTGGATTACCGACGGATTGCAGAGCTGATGCGGCGGCCCTTGCTCATCGATGGCCGTAACTGTCTGGATCGGGAGGCAGTGCGGCAGGCGGGCATAACCCTCATCGGAGTGGGCTGGTAG
- a CDS encoding response regulator, with the protein MNEEAQKRILSYFIEEARDHLATIEQVLLSLRDSMSDPELINELFRAAHSIKGGAAMLGLTSIQRTAHRMEDFFNIFRSRPGGVPVDQHLETLLLRAFDGLSMLLEELQSPRGLTQEVSNTTLAELEPVFQETERHIQNLLGEGPVSAPVSPPAVRTLQQDMAEVVPQQLRQMLELFKQRDQADVRERLVAANAVLKEIGQVHHLAGWQQLTETFEQALGNPDADLRTLALVALRDLKQGQQLILDGKAEQVAPSSELQQLARPAAPPAPPDPLEVVVHQQIPALLRQMLELFKRPDDPATRPALQALAQSLQDLGQSSALELGGWTDLTRLVGEILADPSQDLRQLALPVLRDLKQAHQALANGAANTIQPSAELLAFRPVPAAPEEPEVPEPFELGLAWESEAEPLFPQPEEGASEDWAVAAGIPAEEGATPDLSWEAVALAETSFQEDEPGAALSPEQESAEASGDLAAEQPSSLWEVGTAEDSVPLAGTDSEHRSAPAEEGDLDLSWPGIRAEAAWEEDWRTAAVPAESPEEDGQGADLASVADDFGRVSGAELYATPLDLEEEATSAFDELFANAEALSDIEEFPTELIPSSPEPLLQTFEDLSPRLDEERAEADLAELFAEVVGEGAEGFVSAEPAWDAEQEPTAQSVAAEMGEGSGFVPDEAASAGVEALFELEELPVESAFRQEGSQLPDLEAVPAGEPEADPWAAEPSPPLQEALEDGEIAADLWAEFSADIQPEDFSIPADYLAESGSDEVGSSEFAGSAAFDTAEDSLESFFSTPAAEADPAWSMPEASEPSVFLDPSFGPSLDIAEADAAEAEQLGDLFIGEPFPTSPDMANEPRESPIPDFGAELSLGDLFAGETLEEASDGDSIPLTQSAAGDTAEAQEWALLEDLFPVQEESFADLQPTAEEAVAPSPELSFDRLDALFTQESDPEELSLGARGSLSAMDSDSQVDLDELSQFFAEGEAPQEEPPLDLATFLEDTEALQASSLAEVPVSEPEPPVAALEEENALQPAEDDLESQLASLFAEDESLAVPVGEAETPEEEALEAAPAPRLDDLAALFDAAEPAVTPELEKAIAPLVGSPAAASGEAADDFAAQLESLLGDLEVPAQAPAAAPTPSPSVAAPAPAATGPTSRRTAALSNPVMRVEVRHLDSINNLVGELVVIRNSMEQNQTRLRQFLDGLLGRVQQLGDLGQRMRDQYDRSLLESALFSSRSSSAYGGTVTVGFGRNGEGSSRGRRSHSSGQEFDKLEMDQFTAFHALAQEIIELIVRVRESSSDIEFAVDEAEQITRQFRQVTTQLQEGLNRARMVPFSQVADRLPRAIRDLSIKTGKQASLVVEGRDTLIDKAILEELYDPMTHLVNNALVHGIETPEERRRAGKPPEGKITVKAFYQGNQTIIIVSDDGAGIPVEKVKAKAQRLGLLSEQADEDEVFNVLFHPGFSVREASEVDDLAGRGVGLDVVRRNITDLRGSIQVDSVRGKGTTFTIRLPLTLSISKAMVCVSDKALIAFPLDGVEEMLDVPADEVQPDEQGRPSILWRDQRLPFQPLSNLLAYSRSHSRSRSEVYSITQDEGIIPIVILQSAGQYVALQVDSFVEEQEIVIKQLRGPVPKPPGISGATVLGNGRVLPIADIIELVDIAHGRRRDLNRFWLDHRDEEPTPEEVRQTTVLIVDDSITVRELLSMSFQKVGYRVEQARDGQDAWEKLRGGLPCDLIFCDIEMPRMDGLELLTRLREDSNFKHLPVAMLTSRGAERHRQTARELGATAYFTKPYLEEELLSAAARMLRGEQLLAPNPTS; encoded by the coding sequence ATGAATGAAGAAGCACAAAAGCGGATCCTCAGTTATTTCATCGAAGAAGCCCGCGACCACTTGGCAACGATTGAACAAGTGCTCCTCAGCTTGCGGGACAGTATGAGCGATCCCGAGCTGATCAACGAGCTGTTTCGAGCTGCTCACTCCATCAAGGGGGGAGCTGCCATGCTGGGCCTCACCAGCATCCAACGGACGGCCCACCGCATGGAAGATTTTTTCAACATCTTTCGCTCCCGTCCAGGCGGAGTGCCTGTCGATCAGCACCTGGAAACCCTGCTGCTGCGGGCTTTTGATGGGCTTTCGATGTTGTTGGAGGAGCTGCAGAGCCCCCGCGGCCTCACCCAGGAAGTCAGCAACACCACCCTGGCGGAATTGGAGCCGGTTTTTCAAGAGACCGAAAGGCACATTCAAAATCTTCTCGGCGAGGGCCCTGTCTCAGCTCCCGTCTCGCCGCCGGCGGTTCGCACCCTGCAGCAGGACATGGCGGAGGTGGTGCCGCAGCAGTTGCGCCAGATGCTGGAGCTGTTTAAACAACGGGATCAGGCAGATGTCCGAGAGCGTTTGGTGGCGGCGAACGCCGTTCTCAAGGAGATCGGGCAAGTCCATCATCTGGCGGGCTGGCAACAGTTGACGGAAACCTTCGAGCAAGCCCTGGGCAACCCCGATGCCGACCTGCGAACTTTGGCTTTGGTTGCCTTGCGGGATTTGAAGCAGGGACAGCAGCTCATCCTAGACGGCAAGGCCGAACAGGTTGCCCCTTCTTCAGAACTGCAACAATTGGCTCGCCCTGCCGCCCCTCCTGCCCCGCCGGATCCCCTTGAGGTGGTGGTGCATCAGCAGATCCCGGCCCTGCTGCGCCAGATGCTGGAGCTGTTCAAACGTCCTGACGACCCGGCCACTCGACCGGCTCTGCAAGCTCTGGCCCAATCTTTGCAGGATTTGGGGCAATCTTCGGCTCTGGAACTGGGAGGCTGGACAGACTTGACCCGCTTGGTGGGCGAGATTTTGGCGGATCCCAGCCAGGATTTGCGGCAGTTGGCCCTGCCGGTGCTGCGAGATCTGAAGCAAGCCCACCAGGCTCTGGCCAATGGAGCGGCAAACACCATTCAGCCCTCGGCTGAGCTGCTGGCTTTCCGCCCTGTTCCGGCAGCCCCTGAAGAGCCAGAAGTCCCTGAGCCCTTCGAGCTTGGTCTGGCTTGGGAGTCTGAGGCAGAGCCGCTGTTCCCCCAACCCGAGGAGGGTGCCTCGGAGGATTGGGCTGTGGCTGCTGGGATCCCTGCGGAGGAAGGCGCTACCCCCGATCTGAGCTGGGAAGCGGTAGCCCTCGCCGAGACATCCTTTCAAGAGGATGAGCCCGGAGCTGCCCTGTCGCCGGAGCAGGAGAGCGCAGAGGCAAGCGGAGATCTGGCGGCGGAACAGCCCTCATCCCTATGGGAAGTGGGCACTGCTGAGGACTCCGTCCCGCTGGCGGGAACAGATTCAGAGCACCGATCTGCTCCCGCGGAAGAGGGGGATCTGGATCTGAGTTGGCCAGGGATCCGAGCCGAAGCGGCTTGGGAGGAAGACTGGAGGACAGCTGCCGTGCCGGCAGAAAGCCCAGAAGAGGACGGGCAGGGAGCTGACTTGGCCTCTGTTGCGGACGACTTCGGTCGCGTTAGCGGAGCGGAGCTCTATGCCACTCCCTTGGATCTGGAGGAAGAAGCCACCTCAGCCTTTGACGAGCTGTTTGCCAACGCAGAAGCGCTATCCGATATCGAAGAGTTCCCAACGGAGCTGATCCCCTCCTCTCCTGAGCCCCTCTTGCAGACCTTTGAGGATCTGAGCCCAAGGTTGGATGAGGAGAGAGCTGAGGCCGATCTGGCGGAGCTGTTTGCCGAAGTGGTGGGTGAAGGGGCAGAGGGGTTTGTCTCTGCTGAGCCTGCCTGGGATGCTGAACAGGAGCCGACTGCCCAGAGCGTTGCTGCGGAAATGGGCGAGGGATCCGGCTTTGTCCCAGACGAAGCCGCAAGTGCCGGGGTAGAGGCCCTATTTGAGCTGGAGGAACTTCCCGTAGAGAGTGCTTTCCGGCAGGAAGGGTCTCAGCTTCCGGACTTGGAGGCCGTTCCCGCTGGTGAGCCGGAGGCCGATCCTTGGGCGGCTGAACCGTCCCCACCCCTTCAGGAAGCCCTTGAGGATGGGGAAATCGCAGCAGATCTCTGGGCTGAATTTTCCGCGGATATCCAGCCGGAGGATTTTTCCATCCCAGCAGATTATCTGGCAGAGTCGGGATCCGACGAGGTGGGATCCTCAGAGTTCGCCGGCTCTGCTGCCTTCGATACTGCCGAAGACAGCCTGGAGAGCTTTTTTTCCACCCCTGCGGCAGAAGCCGATCCGGCTTGGTCGATGCCGGAAGCAAGTGAACCTTCCGTATTTTTGGATCCCTCTTTTGGCCCATCCCTGGACATCGCTGAGGCTGATGCTGCCGAAGCTGAGCAACTGGGGGATCTCTTTATCGGCGAACCCTTCCCCACGTCGCCCGACATGGCCAATGAGCCGAGGGAATCGCCAATTCCAGACTTCGGAGCCGAGCTGAGCCTAGGGGATCTCTTCGCCGGCGAGACCCTCGAGGAGGCGTCCGATGGGGACTCCATCCCCCTGACCCAATCAGCAGCCGGGGACACAGCAGAAGCCCAGGAGTGGGCGCTTCTGGAGGATCTGTTCCCGGTCCAGGAGGAGTCTTTCGCAGACCTGCAACCCACGGCTGAGGAGGCAGTCGCCCCTTCCCCCGAGCTCTCCTTCGACCGTCTCGATGCCCTATTCACCCAGGAATCCGACCCAGAAGAACTGAGCCTGGGGGCCAGGGGATCCCTCTCGGCCATGGATAGCGACAGCCAGGTGGATCTGGATGAGTTGAGCCAGTTCTTTGCAGAAGGGGAAGCGCCCCAAGAAGAACCCCCCTTGGATCTTGCCACCTTCCTGGAGGACACAGAAGCTTTGCAAGCGAGCAGCCTGGCGGAAGTGCCCGTGTCTGAGCCAGAGCCGCCGGTTGCCGCACTGGAGGAAGAAAATGCCCTCCAGCCTGCGGAGGACGATCTGGAAAGCCAGTTGGCCAGCCTGTTTGCAGAGGATGAATCCTTAGCCGTTCCTGTTGGCGAGGCCGAGACCCCAGAGGAAGAGGCGCTGGAAGCTGCTCCGGCTCCCCGTTTGGACGATTTGGCCGCCCTCTTCGACGCTGCCGAGCCGGCGGTAACCCCTGAGCTAGAAAAGGCTATCGCCCCCCTTGTGGGATCCCCTGCAGCCGCGAGCGGCGAGGCTGCTGACGACTTTGCAGCCCAGCTGGAATCGCTCCTGGGCGATCTCGAGGTTCCTGCCCAAGCACCTGCCGCTGCTCCTACACCTTCACCATCTGTTGCTGCTCCCGCTCCGGCGGCAACTGGGCCGACTTCACGGCGAACTGCTGCCCTCAGCAACCCTGTGATGCGGGTGGAGGTGCGCCACCTCGACTCCATCAACAACCTGGTGGGAGAGTTGGTGGTCATCCGCAACAGCATGGAGCAAAACCAAACCCGTCTGCGCCAGTTTCTGGATGGCCTGTTGGGCCGTGTGCAACAGCTAGGGGATCTGGGCCAGCGCATGCGGGATCAGTATGACCGCTCCTTGCTGGAATCGGCTTTGTTCTCCAGCCGCAGCAGCTCAGCCTATGGCGGCACGGTAACGGTGGGCTTCGGTCGAAATGGGGAGGGGTCCAGCCGAGGAAGGCGGAGTCATTCCTCCGGCCAAGAGTTCGACAAGCTGGAGATGGATCAGTTTACGGCCTTCCACGCTCTGGCCCAGGAGATCATTGAGCTCATCGTGCGGGTGCGCGAGTCCTCCTCCGACATCGAGTTTGCCGTGGATGAGGCCGAGCAGATCACCCGCCAATTCCGGCAGGTAACCACCCAACTGCAAGAGGGCCTGAACCGGGCGCGCATGGTGCCCTTCTCGCAAGTTGCCGATCGGTTGCCCCGCGCCATTCGGGATCTCTCCATCAAAACGGGCAAGCAGGCCAGCCTGGTGGTGGAAGGCCGTGACACGCTCATCGACAAGGCCATCCTGGAGGAGCTCTATGACCCCATGACCCACTTGGTGAACAACGCCCTGGTACACGGGATCGAGACCCCTGAGGAGCGGCGGCGGGCGGGCAAGCCCCCTGAGGGCAAGATCACCGTCAAGGCCTTCTATCAGGGCAACCAAACCATCATCATCGTCTCGGACGATGGCGCCGGGATCCCGGTGGAGAAGGTCAAGGCCAAGGCCCAAAGGCTGGGGCTGCTGTCGGAGCAAGCCGACGAAGACGAAGTGTTCAACGTTCTCTTCCACCCCGGCTTCAGCGTTCGCGAGGCCAGCGAGGTGGACGATCTGGCCGGGCGGGGGGTTGGCTTGGATGTGGTGCGCCGCAACATCACCGATCTGCGCGGCAGTATCCAAGTGGATTCTGTGCGGGGCAAAGGAACCACCTTCACCATCCGCCTCCCCCTCACCCTGAGCATCTCCAAGGCCATGGTGTGTGTCAGCGACAAAGCCCTGATCGCCTTCCCCCTGGATGGCGTGGAGGAGATGCTGGATGTTCCTGCCGACGAAGTTCAGCCGGATGAGCAGGGGCGGCCCTCGATTCTCTGGCGGGATCAGCGCCTTCCCTTCCAGCCCCTCTCGAATCTGCTGGCCTACAGCCGCAGCCACAGCCGCAGCCGTTCTGAGGTGTACAGCATCACTCAGGATGAGGGCATCATTCCCATTGTCATCCTGCAAAGTGCCGGCCAGTATGTTGCCCTGCAGGTGGACAGCTTCGTGGAAGAGCAGGAAATCGTGATCAAGCAACTGCGCGGGCCTGTGCCCAAGCCGCCGGGCATTTCTGGGGCAACGGTGTTGGGGAACGGGCGGGTGCTGCCGATTGCCGACATCATCGAGCTGGTGGACATAGCCCACGGTCGCCGTCGGGATCTCAACCGCTTCTGGCTGGATCACCGGGATGAGGAGCCGACCCCGGAAGAGGTGCGTCAGACCACGGTGCTGATCGTGGACGACTCGATCACCGTTCGGGAGCTGCTCTCGATGTCTTTCCAGAAGGTGGGCTACCGGGTGGAACAGGCGCGGGATGGCCAGGATGCCTGGGAAAAGCTGCGCGGCGGCCTGCCCTGCGACCTCATCTTCTGCGACATCGAGATGCCGCGGATGGACGGCCTAGAACTGCTCACCCGCCTGCGGGAAGACAGCAACTTCAAGCATCTCCCGGTTGCCATGCTCACCTCGCGGGGGGCAGAACGGCACCGGCAAACAGCACGGGAGCTGGGAGCAACTGCCTACTTCACCAAGCCCTATCTGGAAGAGGAGCTGCTCAGCGCTGCTGCCCGCATGTTGAGGGGGGAACAGTTGTTGGCGCCCAACCCAACTTCCTAA
- a CDS encoding UDP-glucuronic acid decarboxylase family protein: MKILVTGGLGFIGSHLVTRLLQEGHWVICLDNGYTGRQLNVQAHLDNPAFQLIWHDVADPLPPALAEAGIQQIYHLACPASPPHYQADPIRTIRTSLWGTYHLLQLAQKTGARFLLASTSEVYGDPQVHPQPEDYWGHVNPIGPRACYDESKRLAETLTFDWQRQYQTEIRVARIFNTYGPAMREDDGRVVSNFIVQALRGDPLTVYGDGSQTRSFCYISDLVEGLIRLMNSPYPGPFNLGNPEEFTILELAQQVLALTGSPSPIVYRPLPTDDPRQRQPDIGKARALLGWEPRIPLQVGLQQTIPYFRQRLGLD; this comes from the coding sequence ATGAAGATCCTGGTTACAGGTGGCCTGGGATTTATTGGATCCCACTTGGTAACCCGCCTTCTGCAAGAAGGCCACTGGGTCATTTGTCTGGATAACGGCTACACGGGCCGGCAGCTCAATGTCCAGGCCCATCTGGACAACCCCGCCTTTCAGCTCATCTGGCACGACGTGGCGGATCCCTTGCCGCCCGCTTTGGCAGAGGCTGGGATCCAGCAGATCTACCACCTGGCCTGCCCCGCTTCTCCCCCCCACTACCAAGCGGATCCCATCCGCACCATCCGCACCAGCCTCTGGGGCACCTACCACCTGCTGCAACTGGCCCAGAAAACGGGAGCGAGGTTCCTGCTGGCCTCGACTTCAGAAGTGTACGGGGATCCCCAAGTGCATCCCCAACCGGAAGACTACTGGGGCCACGTCAACCCCATCGGCCCGCGGGCCTGCTACGACGAATCCAAGCGCTTGGCGGAAACCCTCACCTTCGACTGGCAGCGGCAATACCAGACGGAGATCCGGGTGGCCCGCATCTTCAACACCTACGGCCCTGCCATGCGGGAGGACGATGGCCGCGTGGTGAGCAACTTTATCGTCCAGGCCCTGCGCGGGGATCCCCTGACGGTCTATGGGGATGGATCCCAGACCCGCAGCTTTTGCTACATCTCCGACCTGGTGGAAGGCTTGATCCGGCTGATGAACAGCCCCTACCCCGGACCCTTTAACTTGGGCAACCCAGAGGAGTTCACCATCCTGGAGCTGGCCCAGCAGGTGCTCGCCCTCACCGGCAGCCCTTCTCCCATCGTTTACCGGCCTCTGCCGACGGACGATCCCAGACAACGGCAGCCGGATATTGGCAAAGCCCGCGCCCTCTTGGGGTGGGAACCTCGGATCCCTTTGCAGGTTGGGCTGCAACAGACCATCCCTTACTTTCGTCAGCGGCTGGGGCTGGACTAA
- a CDS encoding cation diffusion facilitator family transporter gives MSFLDSAAIASRRQRQVQRVLYVTLGLNVLVFLIKLILGLTTGSLSLIADALHSSTDSASNILGLVAVRFSSPEPDDDHPYGHRKFEAIGALGIAAFLGMASLEILRTAVERFWEPQPHLQIDELTLGMMVGVLGINVFVTLYEHRWGKALSSSLLLADARHTLSDVGVTLTVLLGLAGMHYWGIPWLDQALALPVALLVLRSGWEVLQENLPYLTDRVAIPAEALRDLILSVPGVLDCHDITSRGIPGEMVFIEMHLVVEPQDIESAHRLTEEVEHLLQGRYGPARILIHLEPRSHIEQP, from the coding sequence GTGAGCTTTCTGGATTCTGCTGCCATAGCCAGCCGCCGTCAGCGCCAAGTGCAGAGGGTGCTGTACGTCACGCTAGGGCTAAATGTCCTGGTGTTTCTGATCAAGTTAATCCTGGGGCTGACGACGGGATCCCTAAGCCTAATTGCCGATGCCCTGCACAGCTCCACCGACAGCGCCAGCAACATTTTGGGCTTGGTGGCCGTGCGCTTTTCTTCGCCAGAGCCCGATGACGACCATCCCTACGGCCATCGCAAGTTTGAAGCCATTGGAGCGCTGGGGATCGCCGCCTTTTTGGGGATGGCCAGCCTGGAGATCCTGCGCACAGCCGTGGAGCGGTTTTGGGAGCCCCAGCCCCACCTGCAGATCGATGAGCTGACCTTGGGGATGATGGTGGGCGTGCTGGGCATTAATGTCTTTGTCACCCTCTACGAGCACCGCTGGGGCAAAGCTCTGTCCAGCTCGCTGCTGTTGGCCGATGCGCGCCATACCCTCAGCGACGTTGGGGTGACGCTGACGGTGTTGCTGGGGTTGGCCGGCATGCATTATTGGGGGATCCCTTGGTTGGATCAAGCCCTGGCTTTGCCGGTGGCGCTGCTGGTGCTCCGAAGCGGCTGGGAAGTGCTGCAGGAGAATCTTCCCTACCTCACAGATCGGGTGGCGATCCCTGCCGAGGCCCTGCGGGATCTGATCCTGAGCGTGCCAGGCGTGCTCGACTGCCATGACATCACTTCCCGCGGCATCCCAGGGGAAATGGTCTTTATCGAGATGCACCTGGTGGTGGAGCCACAGGACATTGAGTCCGCCCACCGCCTCACTGAGGAAGTCGAACACCTCCTGCAAGGGCGCTACGGGCCGGCGCGGATCCTCATCCACCTGGAGCCTCGCTCCCATATCGAGCAACCCTAG
- a CDS encoding ArsR/SmtB family transcription factor has product MSRADVNKCRTILTPQVLDSVAEYFKVLAEPSRLQILCQLRSGPKNVTQILEATGMGQANVSKHLKILTQAGIVSRQPKGVSVYYQIADPMCFELCEVVCRQLVSRLQQQARQLEPLAAIHPGQSS; this is encoded by the coding sequence GTGAGCAGAGCGGATGTGAATAAGTGTCGCACGATCCTGACGCCGCAGGTTCTCGACAGCGTGGCAGAGTACTTCAAGGTTTTGGCGGAACCCAGCCGCCTGCAGATCCTGTGTCAGTTGCGCTCGGGGCCCAAGAACGTCACCCAAATCTTGGAAGCTACGGGTATGGGCCAGGCCAATGTTTCCAAGCACCTCAAGATCCTGACCCAGGCAGGGATCGTCAGCCGTCAGCCCAAGGGGGTGAGTGTTTATTACCAAATTGCGGATCCCATGTGCTTTGAGCTGTGTGAAGTGGTATGTCGGCAGTTGGTGAGTCGGCTACAACAGCAAGCCCGCCAACTGGAGCCGCTGGCAGCCATTCACCCAGGTCAATCGAGCTGA
- the upp gene encoding uracil phosphoribosyltransferase: MVAQVITIDHPLVQHKLSLMRRVETTTADFRALMREISLLMAYEVTRDLPLKLQPIQTPMAPMLAPMLAAEKKLVLVSILRAGQGLLDGMLELIPSARVGHIGLYRDPHTLIPIEYYFKVPTDIEDREVLVVDPMLATGHSAAAAVARLRQTRPQSIRFICLVAAPEGIRYFHKQNPDVPIYTAAVDDGLDEHGYILPGLGDAGDRLFGTR; this comes from the coding sequence ATGGTGGCCCAGGTGATTACCATCGATCACCCTCTGGTGCAGCACAAGCTCAGCCTCATGCGCCGTGTTGAAACTACAACCGCCGACTTCCGAGCGCTGATGCGGGAGATCAGCCTCTTGATGGCCTACGAGGTGACCCGCGATCTGCCCCTCAAGCTACAGCCCATTCAAACCCCGATGGCCCCAATGTTGGCGCCGATGTTGGCGGCAGAGAAAAAGTTGGTGCTTGTCTCCATCCTGCGGGCCGGCCAAGGGCTCCTCGACGGCATGCTGGAGCTGATCCCATCAGCACGGGTGGGGCATATCGGCCTATATCGGGATCCCCATACCCTGATCCCCATCGAGTACTACTTCAAGGTGCCCACCGATATCGAAGATCGTGAGGTGCTGGTGGTGGATCCAATGTTGGCCACCGGCCATTCGGCAGCAGCGGCTGTAGCGCGCCTACGCCAAACCCGACCCCAGTCGATCCGCTTCATCTGCCTGGTGGCCGCCCCAGAAGGGATCCGATATTTCCACAAACAGAACCCGGATGTGCCGATTTATACCGCTGCTGTAGACGATGGCCTAGACGAGCACGGCTACATCCTCCCCGGCCTAGGAGATGCAGGGGATCGCCTGTTCGGCACCCGCTGA
- a CDS encoding MBL fold metallo-hydrolase, protein MLFRQLFDAETSTYTYLIADPATREAALVDPVLEQVERDLKLIRELGLTLKYCLETHVHADHITGTGKLRELTGCQGVVPVQAKAQCADRFIGHGETLQVGSVVIEAIATLGHTDSHMTYRVNGDRVLTGDALLIRGCGRTDFQSGDPGLMYDHVTQHLFTLPDETLVYPGHDYRGHTVSTIGEEKRWNPRFVDPETGNLRSRESFIALMNSLNLPQPKKIQEAVPANEQCGQVAAAV, encoded by the coding sequence ATGCTATTTCGCCAACTGTTCGACGCAGAAACAAGCACCTACACCTATTTAATCGCGGATCCGGCAACCCGCGAGGCCGCCCTGGTGGATCCGGTACTGGAGCAGGTGGAGCGGGATTTGAAGTTGATTCGGGAATTGGGTCTAACCTTGAAGTACTGCCTGGAAACCCACGTTCACGCGGATCACATCACGGGAACCGGGAAGCTGCGGGAACTGACCGGTTGCCAAGGGGTGGTGCCGGTACAGGCTAAGGCTCAGTGTGCAGATCGTTTCATCGGTCATGGGGAAACGCTGCAAGTGGGATCCGTCGTCATTGAAGCCATCGCTACCCTGGGCCACACCGACAGCCACATGACCTACCGCGTGAATGGGGATCGCGTCCTTACCGGAGATGCCCTGCTGATCCGCGGCTGTGGGCGCACGGATTTCCAAAGCGGGGATCCCGGCCTGATGTACGACCATGTTACCCAGCACTTGTTTACGCTGCCCGATGAGACGCTGGTCTATCCTGGCCACGACTATCGCGGGCACACCGTCTCCACCATTGGCGAGGAGAAGCGCTGGAACCCGCGCTTTGTGGATCCGGAAACGGGCAACCTGCGTTCCCGTGAGAGCTTCATTGCCCTCATGAACAGCCTCAACCTGCCCCAGCCGAAGAAGATCCAGGAAGCGGTGCCGGCCAACGAGCAGTGCGGCCAAGTGGCAGCCGCGGTTTAG